In Massilia antarctica, the following are encoded in one genomic region:
- a CDS encoding glycosyltransferase, with protein sequence MARIVCAAPPLVGHMTPLAALAQALRECGHEVLVIDYFAQPFSMPEGVARATVAAFSIDQVVGAAGGNVVLEAVHALQHFCLHVYEDTLRHCADFKPDLLLFDQLLPLAPMIARALYCPFMYTVSSPLEFLPKDGVSAILSQGMAQAFDKVFAQMCATLAERLDRGAVQPSPERHLCFASELFCGATTAPRSSGGRPVSFIGPAFLRRAPSADDAALAAQIGQFEGRKFFVALGSVVARLASNREAAVKIFRNILLSHNEPDCLFLFSAPEDVLREAFEGVQIQATVISRPFVNQFYLLELFDLVFGHGGYNTAAECLHSGVPAITFPFVFDQTWIAQRLEELGVGVRVSRVRHSPQMLREHAARLLNAPGVAANLIALRDDARRCDGRVGGVRAVAYLCRRQM encoded by the coding sequence ATGGCGAGGATCGTGTGCGCGGCACCGCCGCTGGTGGGCCATATGACTCCGCTGGCCGCACTCGCGCAAGCCTTGCGCGAGTGCGGGCACGAGGTGCTGGTGATCGACTATTTCGCGCAGCCGTTCAGCATGCCGGAAGGCGTCGCGCGCGCGACGGTCGCGGCGTTCAGCATCGACCAGGTAGTTGGCGCGGCGGGGGGCAACGTCGTTCTCGAGGCGGTCCATGCCCTGCAGCACTTCTGCCTGCATGTGTACGAAGATACGCTGCGCCACTGCGCGGATTTCAAGCCCGACCTGCTGCTGTTCGACCAATTGCTGCCGCTGGCGCCGATGATCGCGCGCGCACTTTACTGCCCTTTCATGTACACGGTCAGCTCGCCGCTCGAATTCCTGCCCAAGGACGGCGTATCGGCCATTCTCAGCCAGGGTATGGCGCAGGCGTTCGACAAGGTCTTTGCGCAAATGTGCGCCACGCTGGCCGAACGGCTCGATCGCGGCGCCGTTCAACCGTCGCCTGAACGCCATCTGTGCTTTGCAAGCGAACTGTTTTGCGGCGCCACCACGGCGCCGCGTTCGAGCGGCGGCCGGCCGGTCTCGTTCATCGGCCCGGCCTTCCTGCGGCGCGCACCAAGCGCCGACGACGCGGCGCTGGCCGCGCAGATTGGCCAATTCGAAGGCAGGAAGTTCTTCGTCGCGCTTGGCTCCGTGGTGGCCCGGCTGGCGTCGAACCGTGAGGCGGCCGTGAAGATCTTCCGCAATATCCTACTGTCGCACAACGAGCCGGACTGCCTGTTCCTGTTTTCCGCGCCCGAGGACGTGCTGCGGGAAGCGTTCGAGGGCGTGCAGATCCAAGCCACTGTCATCAGCCGTCCCTTCGTCAACCAGTTCTACCTGCTCGAACTGTTCGACCTGGTATTCGGGCACGGCGGCTACAACACAGCGGCAGAATGCCTGCATAGCGGCGTACCCGCGATCACCTTCCCTTTCGTCTTCGACCAGACCTGGATCGCCCAGCGGCTCGAGGAACTAGGCGTCGGCGTACGCGTCTCGCGCGTGCGGCACTCGCCCCAAATGCTACGCGAGCACGCCGCGCGCCTGCTGAACGCACCCGGGGTTGCCGCAAATCTGATCGCGCTGCGGGACGACGCGCGCCGCTGCGACGGCCGCGTGGGTGGGGTGCGAGCGGTCGCTTATCTCTGCCGCCGGCAGATGTAG
- a CDS encoding alpha/beta fold hydrolase: MSEDGGIELNAIEMGDPALPTVLFVHGMAGSAGLWVLAYAFRLMKHYHVVSYDQRGHGLSPAPPHGYSLGEHARDLERVRRRLASGPVTVVGYSYGGHVATAWAMRYPESAAALVVVDSPPLPVAAQDIDDMLDGLSAVLGGDFAPSGRFIDPIKDSLRHDIQGRRRQIGNAKSRLDALRQTSFRHEVLADQPFSDAAFEAIACKTALIYSSRAGYLGYAEHQQSLIKDCSLTIVEGEHDFVIKNAGAVGDALQTILAGGV, encoded by the coding sequence ATGAGCGAGGACGGTGGCATTGAACTGAACGCCATCGAGATGGGCGACCCGGCCCTGCCGACGGTGCTGTTCGTGCACGGCATGGCCGGCAGCGCCGGGCTGTGGGTGCTCGCGTATGCGTTCCGGCTGATGAAGCACTACCACGTCGTCAGCTACGACCAGCGCGGCCACGGCCTCTCGCCGGCGCCGCCGCATGGCTACAGCCTGGGCGAGCACGCGCGCGATCTCGAACGGGTGCGGCGCCGCTTGGCCAGCGGCCCGGTAACGGTGGTCGGCTACAGCTACGGTGGTCATGTCGCGACCGCGTGGGCGATGCGCTACCCCGAGTCGGCGGCGGCGCTGGTGGTCGTCGACTCGCCGCCGCTGCCGGTGGCGGCGCAGGACATCGACGACATGCTCGACGGCCTCAGTGCCGTGCTGGGTGGCGACTTTGCACCGTCGGGCCGCTTCATCGATCCGATCAAGGACAGCCTGCGGCACGACATCCAGGGTCGCCGACGCCAGATCGGCAACGCCAAGTCGCGCCTGGACGCACTGCGGCAAACCAGCTTCCGGCACGAGGTACTGGCCGACCAGCCCTTCAGCGACGCCGCATTCGAGGCGATCGCCTGCAAGACTGCGCTGATCTATTCGAGCCGCGCCGGATATCTCGGCTACGCCGAGCACCAGCAGTCGCTGATCAAGGACTGCAGCCTGACGATCGTCGAGGGCGAGCACGACTTCGTCATCAAGAACGCCGGCGCAGTCGGCGACGCCTTGCAGACCATCCTTGCAGGGGGCGTGTGA
- a CDS encoding type I polyketide synthase, which translates to MTSPFKVAIIGMASRFPKAPDLTTFWHNIKGGVDAVGPYPMAARWGKQDGYYAPGSVPSLEQTYCGRGGVVTDISFDPLRYGIVPREVAEAEADQFIMLDLAREALADAGVEHGTTALQAGVILGRTMPIGPVTIRFLDRIKLLPQLRQTLRSSFPALDEGELDRFAERFLEERQAGFENSRTRNLVPGFAASRLANRLNLAGPSYILDAACASSLVAIENAIMQLQLGRCELMLAGGVHLPLTQGYWSMFTNIGALSRQEQIRPFDRDSDGLLLGEGAGLVVLKPLDAALAAGDRIHAVIEGVGTCSDGRAESLLAPFSDGQIGAFTKAWNNAGIDPGRAGYIECHGTGMPRGDEVESESLIRFFGPHMQGRQIALGSVKSMIGHTLGAAGIASVIKTASALRDGILPPSLHCRSLRGDLAGQGFYVPPQSTPWPEATPRIAGVSAFGFGGINAHLVMSAPPERRVPVARNTAQKPRLQTEETVLALSRSDPQALLADLERGELHPGQGPCRLVLFDPTPERLAKAARLVARGKAWRGKQDIFFSPDALLAAGGKLAFLFPGLGNQVNPDFRELALRFGLDLAQLSAGGGDALVADSLQTVYATDTMHRVLTSLGVVPDAIAGHSLGEWIACVSSGAIGQRELAVLVERLLALQDDVMGKGYFLLAVWCGADRLDALLRDIDGMALAVDNCPGHSVVCGSPAALEAAQRILRAQGILSVDMGIEAASHTPYIRPTLQRIRPLVEGIGLSQPAIPLWSASLAGPFPHSDAAVKELIVETMASPVRFRELVERMHDEGFRLFVQIGNAGLSGFVADTLKGKDFMTLDASGQDKSTEQMLRRVAAGLFAEGRTIDFAQFGLLAREPAPRTHAIPLEPSMVEFHAVPSFAPFAPEGPAPQDTPYDASLDLFRRAQQDVIAALAQEPLARGDEGLPCKAGPLRRGAEAALDPHAVVHRQTIAIDHERYPELFHHEIYQSHDGRPIAERSAVVPMTMMIELACEVVSAYLPGRSIRAVHKVLSFRFIEVQAAVTLEARLYRKGPDSYAVVVEDRFSCLVEVADSLPAAPAVAERPIRTDQPPPFALRFDEIYRDRWLFHGPLYQGVRQIGPMDLSGIAGVVGAAGGKGALLDGAFQLAGVWFCSHHDIDNVVLPLKIDKVELFAPWAALRDPQHRYDCRVVTRQITDLEFTYDLELCRDGRVLLRVNEFAGRRFTADPNLFAIFRTPERLNGVCAQLDDGLFVFDLAFRSNWSRVMLTKSYLTGREIARVDASKTISNRNARLRGVVAAKDALKHWLYHHRQVETLFPSEIEIEHDTHGAPWARVRGQAAPLALSISHKPQIAVVIVGGEQRVGVDVETIEVRGEAFELLNYDAQEIAFFDAQPAKERAFWQTLFWSAKEAWGKCQGGGLAGAPRRIKVRAVQAGGAGWTGEVEGVAFSGRRHQDGHVISWVRGVQPQ; encoded by the coding sequence ATGACGAGTCCATTCAAAGTCGCCATCATCGGCATGGCCAGCCGTTTCCCCAAGGCGCCCGACCTGACCACGTTTTGGCACAACATCAAGGGCGGCGTCGACGCCGTCGGCCCCTACCCGATGGCGGCGCGCTGGGGCAAGCAGGACGGCTACTACGCGCCGGGCAGCGTTCCCTCGCTGGAGCAGACCTACTGCGGGCGCGGCGGCGTCGTCACCGACATCAGCTTCGACCCGCTACGCTACGGCATCGTGCCGCGCGAAGTGGCCGAAGCCGAGGCCGACCAGTTCATCATGCTCGACCTCGCGCGCGAGGCGCTGGCCGACGCTGGTGTCGAGCATGGCACCACCGCCCTGCAGGCCGGGGTGATCCTCGGCCGCACCATGCCGATCGGCCCCGTGACGATACGCTTCCTCGACCGCATCAAGCTGCTTCCGCAGCTACGCCAGACCCTACGCAGCAGCTTTCCCGCGCTCGACGAGGGCGAGCTTGACCGCTTCGCCGAACGCTTCCTCGAGGAGCGCCAGGCCGGCTTCGAGAACAGCCGCACGCGCAATCTGGTGCCCGGCTTCGCCGCCTCGCGCCTGGCCAACCGGCTCAACCTGGCCGGCCCCAGCTACATCCTCGACGCCGCGTGCGCCTCCTCGCTGGTGGCGATCGAGAACGCCATCATGCAGCTGCAACTGGGCCGCTGCGAGCTGATGCTGGCCGGCGGCGTGCACCTGCCGCTGACCCAGGGCTACTGGTCGATGTTCACCAACATCGGCGCGCTGTCGCGGCAAGAACAGATTCGCCCCTTCGACCGCGATTCCGACGGCCTGCTACTCGGCGAAGGCGCAGGGTTGGTGGTGCTCAAGCCGCTTGACGCCGCGCTCGCCGCGGGCGACCGCATCCACGCCGTCATTGAAGGTGTCGGTACCTGCAGCGACGGCCGCGCCGAGAGCTTGCTGGCGCCGTTCTCCGACGGCCAGATCGGCGCCTTCACCAAAGCCTGGAACAACGCCGGCATCGACCCTGGCCGCGCCGGCTACATCGAATGCCACGGCACCGGCATGCCGCGCGGTGACGAGGTCGAGAGCGAATCGCTGATACGGTTTTTCGGGCCGCACATGCAGGGGCGCCAGATTGCGCTCGGCTCGGTCAAGTCGATGATCGGCCATACGCTCGGCGCTGCCGGCATCGCCAGCGTGATCAAGACCGCCAGCGCCCTGCGCGACGGGATCCTGCCGCCGTCGCTGCACTGCCGCTCGCTGCGCGGCGACCTGGCTGGTCAGGGTTTCTACGTGCCGCCGCAAAGCACGCCATGGCCTGAGGCTACGCCGCGCATCGCCGGCGTCAGCGCGTTCGGGTTTGGCGGCATCAACGCCCACCTGGTCATGAGCGCACCGCCCGAGCGCCGGGTGCCGGTGGCGCGCAACACGGCCCAAAAGCCACGGCTGCAGACCGAAGAAACGGTGCTGGCGCTCTCGCGCAGCGACCCGCAAGCCCTGCTGGCCGACTTGGAACGGGGTGAACTGCATCCGGGCCAGGGACCGTGCCGGCTGGTGCTGTTCGATCCGACGCCGGAGCGGCTCGCCAAGGCTGCACGCCTCGTCGCGCGCGGCAAGGCATGGCGCGGCAAGCAAGACATCTTCTTCTCCCCTGACGCCCTGCTGGCTGCGGGCGGAAAACTGGCCTTCCTGTTCCCTGGCCTGGGCAACCAGGTCAACCCCGACTTCCGCGAATTGGCGCTGCGCTTCGGCCTCGACCTGGCGCAGCTCTCGGCCGGCGGCGGCGACGCGCTGGTGGCCGACAGCCTGCAAACGGTCTACGCCACCGACACCATGCACCGCGTGTTGACCTCGCTCGGCGTCGTGCCCGACGCGATTGCCGGCCATTCGCTTGGCGAGTGGATCGCGTGCGTGTCGAGCGGCGCGATCGGCCAGCGCGAACTGGCGGTGCTGGTCGAGCGCCTGCTTGCGCTGCAAGACGACGTGATGGGCAAGGGCTACTTCCTGCTGGCGGTGTGGTGCGGCGCGGACCGGCTCGACGCCCTGCTGCGCGACATCGACGGCATGGCGCTCGCGGTCGACAACTGTCCCGGCCACAGTGTCGTGTGCGGCTCGCCCGCAGCGCTGGAGGCCGCGCAGCGGATCCTGCGCGCGCAAGGCATCCTGTCGGTCGACATGGGCATCGAAGCGGCGTCGCATACGCCGTACATCCGGCCGACGCTGCAGCGCATCCGGCCGCTGGTCGAGGGCATCGGGTTGTCGCAGCCGGCGATTCCACTGTGGTCCGCCAGCCTGGCCGGCCCCTTCCCGCACAGCGACGCCGCCGTCAAGGAACTGATCGTCGAGACGATGGCCTCGCCAGTGCGCTTTCGCGAACTGGTGGAACGCATGCATGACGAAGGCTTCCGCCTGTTTGTACAGATCGGCAACGCAGGTCTGAGCGGCTTTGTCGCCGACACCCTCAAGGGCAAAGACTTCATGACGCTCGACGCGAGCGGCCAGGACAAGAGCACCGAACAGATGCTGCGGCGCGTGGCGGCCGGCCTGTTCGCCGAAGGCAGGACCATCGATTTCGCGCAGTTCGGCTTGCTCGCGCGCGAGCCGGCGCCGCGCACGCACGCGATACCGCTCGAACCGAGCATGGTCGAATTCCACGCCGTGCCTTCGTTCGCGCCCTTCGCCCCGGAGGGACCAGCGCCACAGGACACGCCGTACGACGCCAGCCTCGACCTGTTCCGGCGCGCGCAGCAGGATGTGATCGCGGCCCTCGCACAAGAACCTTTGGCTCGGGGCGACGAAGGCCTGCCTTGCAAGGCAGGCCCGTTACGCAGGGGCGCCGAGGCGGCGCTCGATCCGCACGCCGTCGTACACCGGCAAACCATCGCCATCGACCACGAACGCTACCCCGAGTTGTTTCACCACGAGATCTACCAGTCGCACGACGGCAGGCCGATCGCGGAGCGCTCGGCCGTGGTGCCGATGACGATGATGATCGAGCTGGCCTGCGAAGTGGTGTCCGCCTACCTGCCCGGCCGTTCGATCCGCGCCGTGCACAAGGTGCTGTCGTTTCGTTTCATCGAGGTGCAGGCCGCCGTCACACTCGAGGCCCGCCTATACCGCAAGGGGCCCGACAGCTACGCCGTGGTGGTCGAAGACCGCTTCTCGTGCCTGGTGGAGGTGGCCGACAGCCTGCCCGCCGCTCCCGCCGTGGCCGAGCGCCCGATCCGCACCGACCAGCCGCCGCCATTTGCGCTGCGGTTCGACGAGATCTACCGCGACCGCTGGCTGTTCCACGGCCCGCTCTACCAGGGCGTGCGGCAGATCGGGCCGATGGACCTCAGCGGGATCGCCGGCGTGGTCGGCGCAGCCGGCGGCAAGGGCGCGCTGCTCGACGGCGCCTTCCAGCTGGCCGGCGTCTGGTTTTGTTCGCACCACGACATCGACAACGTCGTCCTGCCGCTCAAGATCGACAAGGTCGAGTTGTTCGCGCCATGGGCGGCGCTGCGCGACCCGCAGCATCGGTACGACTGCCGCGTCGTCACGCGCCAGATCACGGACCTCGAATTCACCTACGACCTTGAGCTGTGCCGCGACGGCCGCGTGCTGTTGCGGGTGAACGAGTTCGCCGGCCGCCGCTTCACCGCCGACCCTAACCTGTTCGCCATCTTCCGCACCCCGGAACGGCTCAACGGCGTCTGCGCCCAGCTCGACGACGGCCTGTTCGTGTTCGACCTCGCGTTCCGCTCCAACTGGTCGCGCGTGATGCTCACCAAGAGCTATCTGACCGGGCGCGAGATCGCCCGGGTCGACGCCAGCAAGACGATCTCTAACCGCAATGCGCGCCTGCGCGGCGTAGTCGCGGCCAAGGACGCGCTCAAGCACTGGCTGTACCACCACCGCCAGGTCGAGACGCTGTTCCCGAGCGAGATCGAGATCGAACACGACACCCATGGCGCGCCATGGGCCAGAGTGCGCGGTCAGGCGGCGCCGCTGGCGCTGTCGATCAGCCACAAGCCGCAGATCGCGGTCGTCATCGTCGGCGGCGAGCAGCGCGTCGGCGTCGATGTCGAAACCATCGAGGTGCGCGGCGAAGCATTCGAACTGCTCAACTACGACGCCCAGGAAATCGCCTTCTTCGACGCCCAGCCGGCCAAAGAGCGAGCCTTCTGGCAGACCCTGTTCTGGAGCGCCAAGGAAGCTTGGGGCAAGTGCCAGGGCGGCGGGCTGGCTGGCGCCCCGCGCAGGATCAAGGTGCGCGCGGTGCAGGCGGGCGGCGCCGGCTGGACCGGCGAAGTGGAAGGCGTGGCCTTCAGCGGCCGGCGCCATCAGGACGGGCATGTCATCAGTTGGGTACGCGGAGTTCAACCACAATAG